A part of Saccharomyces paradoxus chromosome I, complete sequence genomic DNA contains:
- the UIP3 gene encoding DUP240 family protein UIP3 (similar to YAR027W) codes for MQTPSETTDVKLDTLNEPSAHLIEENVALPEDTFRSYWSYLLYEMAHYKPIIFMTLITASLILSIVLFHDIPGILTFSVISLVLSIIILLISIGTFAAGTWDKDSKVKLLLEVIARKPAVEGKEWRIIARNMNQYLFDHGQWFTPYYFLCEHRCHEFFKSLIEQERSNTHTSPPTNGAENTPANKVSNDVEKSYMFSSDPVLEAYFVKAAEIDKEAQFEYWRKQYPELDLP; via the coding sequence ATGCAAACCCCTTCAGAAACTACCGACGTCAAGTTGGATACACTCAACGAACCTAGTGCACATTTGATCGAGGAAAATGTGGCTCTTCCAGAGGACACATTCCGTTCGTATTGGAGTTATTTGCTCTACGAGATGGCTCATTATAAACCGATCATCTTTATGACCCTAATAACTGCGAGTTTGATTTTATCGATTGTGCTTTTTCATGATATTCCAGGTATCCTTACGTTTTCCGTGATATCGCTTGTCCTTTCTATTATCATTTTATTGATCAGTATAGGTACATTCGCAGCCGGGACCTGGGATAAGGATTCCAAGGTTAAGCTTTTATTAGAAGTCATTGCACGTAAACCAGCAGTAGAAGGGAAGGAATGGAGGATAATCGCGCGTAATATGAATCAATATCTATTTGATCATGGACAATGGTTCACTCCGTATTACTTTCTTTGTGAACATAGATGccatgaatttttcaaaagcctTATCGAACAGGAAAGGTCGAACACACATACAAGCCCGCCAACGAACGGTGCAGAGAATACGCCAGCAAATAAGGTTTCGAATGACGTTGAAAAATCTTATATGTTCAGTTCTGACCCAGTTTTAGAAGCTTATTTTGTTAAAGCTGCGGAAATTGACAAAGAAGCTCAATTTGAGTATTGGAGAAAGCAATACCCAGAGCTCGATTTGCCTTAG
- the PAU7 gene encoding seripauperin PAU7 encodes MVKLTSIAAGVAAIAAGASATTTLAQSDERVNLVELGVYVSDIRAHLAEYYSFQAAHPTETYPVEIAEAVFNYGDFTTMLTGIAPDQVTRMITGVPWYSSRLQPAISSALSVDGIYTIAN; translated from the coding sequence ATGGTCAAATTAACTTCAATCGCTGCTGGTGTTGCTGCCATCGCTGCCGGCGCCTCCGCAACCACCACTCTAGCTCAATCTGACGAAAGAGTCAACTTGGTTGAATTGGGTGTCTACGTCTCCGATATCAGAGCTCATTTGGCTGAATACTACTCTTTCCAAGCTGCTCACCCAACCGAAACTTACCCAGTTGAAATTGCTGAAGCCGTTTTCAACTACGGTGACTTCACCACCATGTTGACTGGTATTGCCCCAGACCAAGTCACCAGAATGATCACTGGTGTCCCATGGTACTCTAGCAGATTACAACCAGCTATCTCTAGCGCTCTATCCGTAGACGGCATCTACACTATCGCAAACTAG
- the KIN3 gene encoding serine/threonine protein kinase KIN3 (Nonessential serine/threonine protein kinase~similar to YAR018C) gives MHRRQFFQEYHSPQQQQGHPPRSEYQVLEEIGRGSFGSVRKVIHIPTKKLLVRKDIKYGHMNSKERQQLIAECSILSQLKHENIVEFYNWDFDEQKEVLYLYMEYCSRGDLSQMIKHYKQEHKYIPEKIVWGILAQLLTALYKCHYGVELPTLTTIYDRMKPPVKGKNIVIHRDLKPGNIFLSYDDSDYSLNEEVDGHDEVNSNYYRDHRVNSGKKGSPMDYSQVVVKLGDFGLAKSLETSIQFATTYVGTPYYMSPEVLMDQPYSPLSDIWSLGCVIFEMCSLHPPFQAKNYLELQNKIKNGKWDTVPEYYSRGLNAIIHSMIDVNLRTRPSTFELLQDIQIRTARKSLQLERFERKLLDYENELTNIEKILEKQAMEYERELNQLKDQFTQAVEERAREVVSGKKVGKVPESINGYYGKKFAKPAYHWQTRYR, from the coding sequence ATGCATAGACGACAGTTTTTCCAAGAATATCATAGTCCTCAGCAGCAGCAGGGACACCCACCAAGGTCAGAATACCAAGTTCTCGAAGAAATCGGGAGAGGTTCATTCGGGTCTGTACGAAAAGTCATCCATATACCTACCAAGAAACTCTTGGTTAGAAAGGATATCAAATATGGTCATATGAACAGCAAAGAGAGACAACAGCTGATCGCCGAATGCAGCATTTTGTCGCAGTTGAAGCATGAAAATATAGTAGAATTTTATAACTGGGATTTCgatgaacaaaaagaagtaTTGTACCTTTATATGGAGTACTGTTCTAGAGGTGATTTATCCCAAATGATTAAGCACTACAAACAGGAACATAAGTACATAccagaaaaaattgtatgGGGTATTCTGGCCCAGTTATTGACTGCACTGTATAAATGTCATTATGGTGTCGAATTGCCAACTTTGACCACAATATACGACCGAATGAAACCACCAGTAAAGGGCAAAAACATTGTTATCCATCGTGACCTAAAACCAGGAAATATATTCTTAAGCTATGATGACAGCGATTACAGTCTGAATGAAGAAGTAGATGGTCACGATGAAGTAAACAGTAATTATTACAGAGATCATAGAGTAAATTCAGGCAAAAAGGGGAGCCCTATGGACTATAGTCAAGTTGTGGTAAAACTAGGTGATTTTGGGTTGGCCAAGTCTCTAGAAACTAGTATTCAATTTGCCACTACATATGTCGGTACACCATATTACATGTCGCCTGAAGTGTTGATGGACCAGCCATACTCCCCCTTATCTGATATCTGGTCACTAGGTTGTGTTATTTTTGAGATGTGTTCGTTGCATCCCCCATTCCAGGCAAAAAATTATCTGGAGCTACAAAATAAGATTAAAAATGGGAAGTGGGACACTGTCCCTGAGTACTACTCTAGAGGGCTTAACGCCATAATACATTCAATGATAGATGTAAACTTAAGGACCAGGCCTTCCACTTTTGAATTGCTGCAAGATATTCAGATACGAACTGCAAGGAAGTCGTTGCAATTAGAAAGATTCGAAAGAAAGTTACTGGACTATGAAAATGAACTGAcaaacattgaaaaaatccttGAGAAGCAAGCTATGGAATATGAAAGAGAACTGAATCAATTGAAGGATCAATTTACACAGGCAGTGGAGGAGCGAGCCAGAGAAGTAGTGAGCGGTAAGAAAGTTGGTAAAGTTCCAGAATCTATAAACGGATATTACGGCAAAAAATTCGCCAAACCTGCATACCACTGGCAAACAAGATATCGATAA
- the DFP1 gene encoding DUP240 family protein (integral membrane protein~similar to YAR023C) produces the protein MRPSLKNTDAQNDAKTGPLNEGSPEDPEDSLVSADIVLPEDVFASYWSYLLYEIVRTKCVMTTFLFFVLTILAILTNISFSSVLTPSMVIPICTNVSLLVFQIYLFGRPISHETFRTKLLLEVITHKPSIGGKEWKTITYNMNQYLIKAGLWKTPYYFFCEHACYEYFKGLVKGNYPDVQWDTANTQPFISIPENQVATHNSDVEPTVKWCLFKAAEIQAHAVREYWQNQYPDAGVPSI, from the coding sequence ATGCGaccttctttgaaaaatactgATGCTCAGAACGATGCTAAAACAGGCCCATTGAATGAGGGATCTCCCGAAGACCCTGAAGATTCCTTGGTCTCAGCTGATATCGTTCTTCCAGAGGATGTTTTTGCATCATACTGGAGTTATTTGCTTTACGAAATTGTACGCACCAAGTGTGTGATGACCactttcctcttttttgtCTTAACGATTTTAGCGATTTTAACAAACATTTCGTTTTCTAGTGTTCTCACCCCTTCAATGGTGATCCCGATATGTACCAATGTGTCACTTTTAGTGTTTCAAATATACCTATTTGGTAGACCAATAAGTCATGAAACATTCCGTACAAAACTTCTACTAGAGGTAATAACTCATAAACCATCGATAGGTGGGAAAGAGTGGAAAACCATAACGTATAACATGAATCAATATTTGATCAAGGCCGGTTTATGGAAAACACCGTActactttttttgtgaACATGCGTGCTATGAATATTTCAAGGGTCTCGTCAAGGGAAATTATCCTGATGTACAGTGGGATACCGCAAATACACAACCGTTCATCAGCATTCCAGAAAATCAGGTTGCAACTCACAATTCTGATGTTGAACCAACCGTAAAGTGGTGTCTTTTTAAAGCAGCCGAAATTCAAGCGCATGCTGTGCGGGAATATTGGCAAAATCAATATCCAGATGCCGGCGTACCTTCAATATGA
- the CDC15 gene encoding serine/threonine protein kinase CDC15 (Protein kinase of the Mitotic Exit Network~similar to YAR019C), whose translation MNSMADTDRVNLTPIQRASEKSVQYHLKQVIGRGSYGVVYKAINKHTDQVVAIKEVVYENDEELNDIMAEISLLKNLNHNNIVKYHGFIRKSYELYILLEYCANGSLRRLISRSSTGLSENESKIYVTQTLLGLKYLHGEGVIHRDIKAANILLSADNTVKLADFGVSTIVNSSALTLAGTLNWMAPEILGNRGASTLSDIWSLGATVVEMLTKNPPYHNLTDANIYYAVENDTYYPPSSFSEPLKDFLSKCFVKNMYKRPTADQLLKHVWINSTENVKVDKLNKFKEDFTDADYHWDADFQEEKLDISPSKFSLATAPAEWAENNQEMELMPPTESQLLSQLKSPSKPLTELRVLFSVCSLENIADTIIECLSRTTVDTQLIIAFGSIFAYDTQHNHSRLRLKFIAMGGIPLIVKFEHLVKEFVIDYPQALIECGIMYPSNFASLKTPKYILELIYRFYDLTSTAFWCRWCFKHLDILLLLNNLHERRAQSILLKLSSYAPWSFEKILPSLINHRLKKKILISPQITYIVFKSINYMITTNDDKIHKSAIPSSSSLPLSSSPTRNSPLNSVQSPSRSPVHSLMPTRPSSPMRHKSVSNFPHLTISSKSRLLIDLPEGFFTWLTSFFIDMAQIKDLSVLKYFTKLCCLTVHINNTLLNDLLNNDAFFAFIQNIDTITPLIDDTKTAAFIWKQITTICVDMSLDMDQMSPSLFSIAMNFIKKKNNTSISGLEIILNCLHFTLRNAHDDVAPTMGSTESHSVFLIKVNNDVAIELPIGRLVDLFYASNDDDVNLSKLISIFTKICSFPGFENLAIDIIFHPNFYEKIISFFNTYFNSLLIQIDLLKFIKLIFTKSLLKVYDYTGLPDPIKQTESNRHNKATVFKLRAILVQITEFLNNNWNKDDRKRNFNQVGGDSVLICQLCEDIRSLSKKGSLQKVSSVTAAIGSSPTKDERTNLRSSKAKSDAFSVPITSFQT comes from the coding sequence ATGAACAGCATGGCGGACACTGATAGAGTGAACCTGACTCCCATCCAAAGAGCGTCTGAGAAATCCGTGCAATACCACTTGAAGCAGGTCATTGGGAGGGGTTCTTACGGGGTAGTTTATAAAGCCATCAACAAACATACTGACCAAGTCGTGGCAATCAAGGAGGTCGTGTACGAGAATGATGAGGAGCTTAACGACATTATGGCAGAAATCAGCCtgttaaaaaatttaaaccATAACAATATTGTTAAATACCACGGCTTCATACGAAAGAGCTATGAACTATATATCCTCCTCGAATACTGCGCTAATGGCTCTTTAAGACGGCTCATCTCAAGGAGCTCTACTGGGTTGAGTGAAAATGAATCGAAAATCTATGTTACACAGACCCTACTGGGGCTTAAATATTTACACGGTGAAGGTGTCATCCACAGAGACATCAAGGCGGCTAACATCCTGCTGAGCGCAGACAACACTGTCAAGCTTGCTGATTTTGGCGTCTCCACTATTGTGAATTCCAGCGCCTTAACCCTAGCGGGCACGCTCAATTGGATGGCTCCAGAGATCCTGGGCAACAGGGGAGCCTCTACGCTCAGCGACATTTGGTCTCTGGGAGCCACTGTAGTTGAGATGCTCACAAAGAACCCACCCTACCACAATCTAACAGACGCAAATATCTACTACGCTGTCGAAAATGATACCTACTACCCACCTAGTTCCTTCTCTGAGCCACTAAAAGATTTCTTATCCAAATGCTTTGTGAAGAACATGTACAAGAGGCCGACAGCTGACCAGCTACTCAAGCATGTGTGGATCAATTCCACGGAAAATGTGAAGGTTGACAAGCtcaacaaattcaaggagGACTTCACTGACGCTGATTATCATTGGGATGCCGATTTCCAAGAGGAAAAACTAGACATATCTCCCTCTAAATTCAGTCTGGCAACGGCTCCTGCCGAGTGGGCAGAAAACAATCAAGAAATGGAGTTAATGCCGCCCACGGAAAGTCAATTACTGAGCCAATTGAAGAGTCCATCCAAGCCTCTGACGGAGTTGCGCGTGCTTTTCAGTGTTTGCTCTCTTGAGAACATCGCAGATACAATCATTGAGTGTCTGTCGCGCACGACTGTTGATACACAATTAATAATTGCATTTGGATCTATTTTCGCTTATGACACCCAACATAACCACTCTAGATTGCGACTGAAGTTCATCGCCATGGGAGGAATTCCGTTAATCGTCAAATTCGAACATTTGGTCAAAGAATTCGTCATTGACTACCCTCAGGCTTTGATTGAATGTGGAATAATGTATCCTTCGAATTTTGCATCGCTAAAAACCCCTAAGTATATTTTGGAGCTCATTTATCGGTTCTACGATTTAACATCCACGGCCTTCTGGTGTCGCTGGTGTTTCAAACACCTCGACATATTGCTCCTTCTGAACAACCTTCATGAAAGAAGGGCACAATCCATACTACTAAAACTTTCATCGTATGCGCCCTggtcttttgaaaaaatcttgcCCTCTCTGATTAACCACagattaaagaaaaaaatcctaaTCAGCCCTCAAATCACTTACATAGTCTTCAAATCAATAAACTACATGATAACCACGAATGACGATAAAATCCACAAGTCTGCTAtcccttcttcttcctcgtTACCATTGTCCTCCTCACCCACAAGGAACTCACCATTGAACTCAGTGCAGTCTCCATCAAGGTCCCCTGTTCATTCTTTAATGCCAACACGTCCGTCTTCTCCAATGCGACACAAGAGCGTCTCAAACTTTCCGCATCTGACcatatcttcaaaatcaagacTGCTCATTGACTTACCGGAGGGCTTTTTTACCTGGctaacttctttttttatcgaCATGGCCCAAATCAAAGATCTATCTGTTTTAAAGTATTTTACCAAGCTTTGTTGCCTCACGGTACATATAAACAACACATTGTTGAATGACCTACTCAACAACGATGccttttttgcttttattCAGAATATTGATACCATCACCCCTCTTATCGACGACACAAAAACAGCAGCCTTCATCTGGAAACAGATCACTACTATATGCGTTGATATGAGTTTGGATATGGACCAAATGAGCccttctttgttttctataGCTATGaatttcataaaaaaaaagaacaacaCGTCTATCAGTGGATTGGAGATCATACTGAACTGCTTGCATTTCACGTTACGCAATGCACATGATGATGTAGCTCCTACAATGGGCTCAACAGAGTCTCATAGTGTTTTTCTCATAAAGGTCAACAATGACGTTGCTATTGAACTACCGATTGGTCGATTGGTTGACCTGTTTTACGCATCgaatgatgatgacgtCAACCTCAGTAAACTAATTAGCATTTTCACCAAGATATGCTCATTTCCCGGTTTTGAAAACCTTGCAATTGATATCATATTTCACCCGAATTTTTATGAAAAGattatttccttctttaaTACTTATTTCAACAGTCTGCTCATTCAAATTGATCTATTGAAATTTATAAAGTTAATATTCACAAAGTCGTTATTGAAGGTATATGACTACACGGGATTGCCAGATCCCATAAAACAAACGGAATCAAATCGTCACAATAAGGCCACTGTTTTCAAACTCCGAGCCATACTAGTACAAATAACGGAGTTCTTAAACAACAACTGGAATAAGGATGACcgaaaaaggaatttcAATCAAGTTGGGGGGGACTCGGTTTTGATATGCCAACTATGCGAGGATATTCGTTCATTATCGAAAAAGGGAAGTTTACAAAAAGTTTCGAGTGTCACCGCAGCAATTGGTAGTTCACCAACAAAAGATGAGCGCACTAATTTGCGATCTTCCAAAGCCAAAAGCGACGCCTTTTCCGTTCCCATTACATCATTTCAAACATAA
- a CDS encoding DUP/COS family protein (integral membrane protein~similar to YAR028W): protein MQSLPEDTFSSYWSYLLYELAHYKPTLILFLIVVSLLSLIVLYRNNEVCVGVSVVLILLCFCSSGVIIGEGFEKPITHEDFETNLSVEVIVRKPAGKEWGTVAYNMNQYLFNERLWNTPYYFYSGRECRDFFRTITKNVPKNTGPILKEYMSKAVQIEKEAQREYWRKQYPKADLL from the coding sequence ATGCAGTCTCTTCCTGAAGACACGTTCAGTTCGTATTGGAGTTATTTACTCTATGAATTGGCCCATTATAAACCAACACTGATTTTGTTTCTGATAGTTGTGAGTTTACTTTCATTGATTGTATTGTATCGTAATAATGAAGTTTGTGTTGGAGTATCTGTAGTTTtgattcttctttgtttttgctCCTCAGGCGTTATTATAGGTGAGGGCTTTGAAAAACCGATCACGCATGAAGATTTCGAAACTAACCTTTCTGTAGAGGTAATCGTGCGAAAGCCAGCTGGGAAAGAATGGGGGACTGTTGCATATAACATGAACCAATACCTATTCAATGAAAGACTATGGAATACTCCATACTATTTCTACTCTGGTCGGGAATGCCGTGATTTCTTCAGAACCATAACCAAGAATGTTCCAAAAAATACAGGCCCAATCTTGAAGGAGTATATGTCGAAAGCAGTGCAAATAGAGAAAGAAGCTCAACGTGAGTACTGGAGAAAGCAGTATCCAAAGGCTGATTTACTTTGA